From a region of the Triticum aestivum cultivar Chinese Spring chromosome 7D, IWGSC CS RefSeq v2.1, whole genome shotgun sequence genome:
- the LOC543136 gene encoding expansin-A22, whose amino-acid sequence METRRPAVSAVSVGAVVLILVWSPAAAVASGGWMDAHATFYGDETGAETMQGACGYGNLFEQGYGLDTTALSVALFSDGWSCGGCYEIQCHGDPHCKPGGAQVTVTATNLCPANYSKPYENWCNPPLKHFDLSKPMFLRLVTDFHVGIIPVQYRRVPCAKKGGIRIEMTGNQYWVGVLVFNVAGPGEVKVLAVKGAKDGQWRNMKRNWGQIWDGHVQNLVGQGLSFRVVASDGRSVVLDGVVPASWTIGQSFEGKGQF is encoded by the exons ATGGAGACGAGACGTCCAGCGGTTTCCGCCGTGTCCGTGGGGGCGGTGGTGCTGATCCTGGTctggtcgccggcggcggccgTAGCAAGCGGTGGCTGGATGGACGCGCACGCTACATTCTACGGTGATGAGACCGGAGCTGAGACCATGC AGGGTGCGTGTGGGTACGGTAACCTATTCGAGCAGGGGTACGGGCTGGACACGACAGCGCTGAGCGTGGCCCTCTTCAGCGACGGCTGGTCCTGCGGCGGCTGCTACGAGATCCAGTGCCACGGCGACCCCCACTGCAAGCCCGGCGGGGCGCAAGTGACGGTGACGGCAACCAACCTCTGCCCGGCCAACTACTCCAAGCCCTATGAGAACTGGTGCAACCCGCCGCTGAAGCACTTCGACCTCTCCAAGCCCATGTTCCTTCGCCTCGTCACCGACTTCCACGTCGGCATCATCCCCGTGCAGTACCGCCGCGTGCCTTGCGCCAAGAAGGGCGGCATCAGGATAGAGATGACGGGCAACCAGTACTGGGTCGGCGTGCTCGTCTTCAACGTCGCCGGACCCGGCGAAGTCAAGGTGTTGGCCGTGAAAGGGGCCAAGGACGGGCAGTGGCGGAACATGAAGAGGAACTGGGGGCAGATCTGGGACGGACATGTCCAAAATCTCGTCGGTCAGGGGCTCTCGTTCCGTGTGGTCGCAAGCGACGGCCGCTCCGTCGTCCTCGACGGCGTCGTGCCGGCAAGCTGGACGATCGGCCAGAGCTTCGAGGGCAAAGGGCAATTCTGA